One genomic segment of Garra rufa chromosome 13, GarRuf1.0, whole genome shotgun sequence includes these proteins:
- the klf11a gene encoding Krueppel-like factor 11a, producing the protein MLNFASDSGRSSLVDICEVMMERNRHDSEKSCSSTLEYNDLEAAEALVCMSSWVQRTHKPRPLTPTSDSCDSLPLQPEPNESPKDLVSLSSLCMTPPHSPSFAETSGTAVLSTSVACSGLKPHPRLCSALTNRAACHVNFHPSTTVLLNPTPPTEQPSLHRATSVIRHTADRSVNHNIPTTGQEKPCSTEIPLQHTEPIANLTAELQSCSSPCDTAETERTSPSPHSTGIAIPTSQSTVPPSPISSPPVLCQVFPVNGQTGIISAFVQTPVQMQASGSKPILPHSQPLLVGSPVAQGTVMFVVPQSQVSHSSTCQQSVVTLGNTKLLPLAPAPVYVPSGQSGGVTQSDFSRRRNYVCNFQGCKKTYFKSSHLKAHLRTHTGEKPFSCHWEGCDKKFARSDELSRHRRTHTGEKKFVCPVCERRFMRSDHLTKHARRHMTTKRSTAWPNEVRDVNKMATSQAPSSMPLSVLLPASN; encoded by the exons ATGCTGAATTTTGCTTCTGACTCCGGCCGG TCCAGTCTTGTGGACATCTGTGAGGTGATGATGGAGAGAAACAGGCATGACAGTGAGAAGTCCTGCTCCTCCACTCTGGAATACAATGACCTGGAGGCTGCAGAGGCTTTGGTGTGCATGAGCTCCTGGGTCCAGAGGACGCACAAGCCTCGCCCACTGACGCCCACCTCAGACTCTTGCGATTCTCTCCCACTGCAGCCTGAACCCAACGAGTCCCCTAAAGATCTGGTCTCCCTCTCATCACTG TGCATGACCCCTCCCCATAGCCCAAGCTTTGCGGAAACTTCAGGTACAGCGGTTCTCAGTACCTCAGTGGCCTGCTCAGGTCTCAAACCACATCCCAGACTTTGCTCAGCCTTGACCAACAGGGCTGCTTGTCACGTCAACTTTCATCCCAGCACCACAGTCCTGCTTAACCCAACTCCACCGACAGAACAGCCCTCACTTCACAGAGCCACCAGCGTTATACGGCACACCGCTGACAGATCTGTGAACCACAACATTCCAACCACAGGGCAGGAGAAGCCATGTTCCACAGAAATCCCTCTACAGCACACAGAGCCAATTGCCAACCTCACAGCAGAACTGCAAAGCTGCAGTAGCCCATGTGACACTGCAGAAACTGAGAGAACTTCTCCTTCCCCTCACTCCACGGGCATTGCTATCCCAACATCACAGTCCACCGTTCCTCCGTCGCCCATATCCAGCCCACCAGTGCTCTGTCAGGTGTTTCCTGTTAATGGGCAGACTGGAATCATCTCCGCATTTGTTCAGACTCCAGTTCAGATGCAGGCCTCGGGATCAAAGCCCATTCTTCCACATTCTCAACCTCTTCTGGTGGGCTCACCTGTGGCTCAGGGCACTGTGATGTTTGTCGTCCCGCAGTCTCAGGTATCCCACTCCTCCACCTGCCAGCAGAGCGTTGTTACGCTTGGGAACACAAAGCTCCTGCCCTTGGCACCTGCTCCGGTTTACGTTCCCTCAGGTCAGAGTGGCGGAGTGACACAGTCAGACTTCTCACGCAGGCGGAACTACGTTTGCAACTTCCAAGGATGCAAGAAGACTTATTTCAAAAGTTCTCACTTGAAGGCTCATTTGAGAACCCATACAG GTGAGAAGCCCTTCAGTTGCCATTGGGAGGGGTGTGACAAAAAATTTGCCCGTTCGGATGAACTGTCCAGACATCGTCGGACGCACACGGGTGAAAAGAAGTTTGTCTGTCCTGTCTGCGAGCGTCGGTTCATGCGAAGCGACCACCTGACCAAACACGCACGACGTCATATGACGACCAAGAGGTCCACAGCGTGGCCTAACGAAGTTCGTGACGTGAACAAAATGGCCACTTCCCAAGCACCATCTTCCATGCCCCTTAGTGTGCTTCTTCCTGCCTCAAATTAG
- the rrm2 gene encoding ribonucleoside-diphosphate reductase subunit M2: protein MMSTRSPLKSKNENAVSAKMNNMSLVDKENTPPSLSSTRILASKTARKIFDSEEQTKAKKVAVEEEPLLKDNPHRFVIFPIQYHDIWQMYKKAEASFWTAEEVDLSKDLQHWESLKDEERYFISHVLAFFAASDGIVNENLVERFTQEVQVTEARCFYGFQIAMENIHSEMYSLLIDTYIKDSKEREYLFNAIETMPCVKKKADWALNWIGNKNAQFGERVVAFAAVEGIFFSGSFASIFWLKKRGLMPGLTFSNELISRDEGLHCDFACLMFKHLVNKPSEATVKKIIMNAVEIEQEFLTDALPVKLIGMNCDLMKQYIEFVADRLLLELGFDKIYKVENPFDFMENISLEGKTNFFEKRVGEYQRMGVMSGPTDNTFRLDADF from the exons ATGATGTCAACGCGCTCTCCACTGAAAAGCAAGAATGAAAACGCCGTTTCTGCGAAAATGAATAACATGTCCTTGGTGGACAAAGAAAACACG CCGCCCAGTCTGAGCTCCACCAGAATCCTGGCGTCCAAAACGGCGCGCAAAATCTTTGATTCAGAG gagcaGACAAAAGCTAAGAAAGTAGCTGTGGAGGAGGAGCCCCTTCTGAAAGACAACCCCCACCGCTTTGTAATTTTCCCAATTCAGTACCATGACATCTGGCAGATGTACAAGAAGGCAGAAGCCTCTTTCTGGACTGCAGAGGAG GTTGACTTGTCCAAAGATCTTCAGCACTGGGAGTCCTTGAAAGATGAGGAGAGATATTTCATCTCTCACGTTTTGGCGTTCTTCGCTGCGAGTGATGGCATTGTCAATGAGAACTTG GTGGAGCGATTCACGCAGGAAGTTCAAGTTACAGAAGCCCGTTGCTTCTACGGTTTCCAGATTGCCATGGAAAACATCCACTCCGAAATGTACAGTCTGTTGATTGACACCTACATCAAAGATTCAAAAGAGAG AGAATATCTGTTCAATGCCATTGAGACGATGCCATGCGTAAAGAAGAAGGCCGACTGGGCGCTCAACTGGATTGGTAACAAAAATGCACAATTTG GCGAGAGAGTGGTGGCTTTTGCTGCTGTGGAAGGAATCTTCTTTTCCGGGTCTTTTGCTTCTATTTTCTGGCTGAAGAAGAGAGGACTTATGCCTGGACTCACCTTCTCCAATGAGCTTATCAGCAGAGATGAG GGTCTTCATTGTGATTTTGCCTGCCTCATGTTCAAGCACTTGGTCAACAAACCTTCAGAAGCAACAGTAAAGAAAATCATCATGAATGCAGTTGAGATTGAACAG GAATTCCTGACCGATGCTCTGCCAGTTAAGCTTATTGGCATGAATTGTGATCTGATGAAGCAATACATTGAATTTGTGGCTGACAGACTTTTGCTGGAGCTGGGATTTGATAAG ATATATAAAGTGGAAAATCCTTTTGACTTCATGGAGAACATTTCCTTGGAGGGCAAGACCAACTTCTTTGAAAAGCGAGTCGGCGAGTATCAGCGGATGGGAGTCATGTCCGGACCCACAGATAACACATTCAGACTGGATGCTGATTTTTAG